A stretch of the Acyrthosiphon pisum isolate AL4f chromosome A2, pea_aphid_22Mar2018_4r6ur, whole genome shotgun sequence genome encodes the following:
- the LOC100169276 gene encoding BSD domain-containing protein 1 isoform X1, with product MADKQPDNVKNVTEEAVVNSGSKGNEGGGWWDSLYSAAKSKSAEVLESVKRDLGELTTIVTTETSNIVLNTTNVVKDTLQLENPESTANTMKKSVSSFLDQMSSALNPLPDDEDEAIMIVGSDTVTLSRLQAQIYTLANDPNTFVMEIDDQLDKRYKAWLDWVKSGDSSLLSNDKLTKILNECTPLRDNYQKLVPDSVSHADFWYRFLFRKALLEDEDAKQQRRSEKENREAERIDFNKELTPLSDIELSEKEQDEILSSYDQERRVSSKSSSPVEDIKKDSRSKHEDIPSNASSVTTSSLDKDEWVKDFDIEDIEPPTNTK from the exons ATGGCCGACAA ACAACCCGACAATGTTAAAAATGTCACTGAAGAAGCCGTAGTAAATTCAGGTTCAAAAGGAAATGAAGGTGGTGGATGGTGGGATTCATTGTATTCTGCAGCAAAGTCTAaa TCTGCTGAAGTGTTGGAGTCAGTTAAACGTGACCTCGGTGAACTAACAACAATAGTCACAACCGAAACCAGCAATATTGTCTTAAATACTACCAATGTCGTTAAAGATACATTACAA ttGGAAAATCCAGAATCTACTGCTAACACTATGAAGAAATCAGTAAGTTCATTTCTGGACCAAATGTCAAGTGCATTAAACCCTTTGCCAGATGATGAAGATGAAGCAATAATGATTGTTGGCTCTGACACAGTTACACTGTCTAGGCTACaa gCGCAAATATATACTCTGGCTAATGATCCGAATACATTTGTAATGGAAATTGATGACCAACTTGATAAAAGATATAAAGCTTGGTTGGATTGGGTGAAAAGCGGTGATAGTAGTTTGTTATCTAATGATAAACTCACAAAGATCTTAAATGAGTGCACCCCATTACGTGACAACTATCAGAAACTTGTACCAGATTCTGTTTCTCATGCTGACTTTTGGTATCGATTTCTGTTTCGAAAGGCATTGTTGGAAGACGAAGATGCCAAACAGCAGAGGCGATCAGAAAAGGAAAATAGAGAAGCTGAAAGAATAGATTTCAATAAAG agTTAACTCCGTTGTCTGATATAGAACTGTCTGAAAAAGAACAAGATGAGATATTGTCGTCATATGATCAGGAAAGAAGAGTATCATCAAAGTCCAGCAGTCCTGTAGAAG ACATAAAGAAGGATTCAAGATCAAAACATGAAGATATTCCATCTAATGCTTCTTCGGTTACCACTTCAAGTTTAGACAAAG ATGAATGGGTCAAGGATTTTGATATAGAAGACATTGAACCACCCACCAATACCAAGTGA
- the LOC100169276 gene encoding BSD domain-containing protein 1 isoform X2, which produces MADKQPDNVKNVTEEAVVNSGSKGNEGGGWWDSLYSAAKSKSAEVLESVKRDLGELTTIVTTETSNIVLNTTNVVKDTLQLENPESTANTMKKSVSSFLDQMSSALNPLPDDEDEAIMIVGSDTVTLSRLQAQIYTLANDPNTFVMEIDDQLDKRYKAWLDWVKSGDSSLLSNDKLTKILNECTPLRDNYQKLVPDSVSHADFWYRFLFRKALLEDEDAKQQRRSEKENREAERIDFNKELSEKEQDEILSSYDQERRVSSKSSSPVEDIKKDSRSKHEDIPSNASSVTTSSLDKDEWVKDFDIEDIEPPTNTK; this is translated from the exons ATGGCCGACAA ACAACCCGACAATGTTAAAAATGTCACTGAAGAAGCCGTAGTAAATTCAGGTTCAAAAGGAAATGAAGGTGGTGGATGGTGGGATTCATTGTATTCTGCAGCAAAGTCTAaa TCTGCTGAAGTGTTGGAGTCAGTTAAACGTGACCTCGGTGAACTAACAACAATAGTCACAACCGAAACCAGCAATATTGTCTTAAATACTACCAATGTCGTTAAAGATACATTACAA ttGGAAAATCCAGAATCTACTGCTAACACTATGAAGAAATCAGTAAGTTCATTTCTGGACCAAATGTCAAGTGCATTAAACCCTTTGCCAGATGATGAAGATGAAGCAATAATGATTGTTGGCTCTGACACAGTTACACTGTCTAGGCTACaa gCGCAAATATATACTCTGGCTAATGATCCGAATACATTTGTAATGGAAATTGATGACCAACTTGATAAAAGATATAAAGCTTGGTTGGATTGGGTGAAAAGCGGTGATAGTAGTTTGTTATCTAATGATAAACTCACAAAGATCTTAAATGAGTGCACCCCATTACGTGACAACTATCAGAAACTTGTACCAGATTCTGTTTCTCATGCTGACTTTTGGTATCGATTTCTGTTTCGAAAGGCATTGTTGGAAGACGAAGATGCCAAACAGCAGAGGCGATCAGAAAAGGAAAATAGAGAAGCTGAAAGAATAGATTTCAATAAAG AACTGTCTGAAAAAGAACAAGATGAGATATTGTCGTCATATGATCAGGAAAGAAGAGTATCATCAAAGTCCAGCAGTCCTGTAGAAG ACATAAAGAAGGATTCAAGATCAAAACATGAAGATATTCCATCTAATGCTTCTTCGGTTACCACTTCAAGTTTAGACAAAG ATGAATGGGTCAAGGATTTTGATATAGAAGACATTGAACCACCCACCAATACCAAGTGA